The following coding sequences are from one Kushneria phosphatilytica window:
- a CDS encoding YaiI/YqxD family protein, which produces MTTLWVDADACPRSIRDIIVRGATRSALTACFVANHALPLPRSPHIRQLSVPGGADAADKLIIERLTAGDLVITSDLPLALEAIEGGARVLTSRGETLDADNIRARLNMRDFMETLRASGEHTGGPAALTSRDVREFANAFDRTLTQLSH; this is translated from the coding sequence GTGACAACGCTCTGGGTCGACGCCGACGCCTGTCCACGCAGCATCCGCGACATCATCGTGCGCGGCGCTACACGCAGCGCCCTGACCGCCTGTTTCGTCGCCAACCACGCCCTGCCCCTGCCGCGTTCACCTCATATTCGCCAGCTTTCGGTGCCGGGTGGCGCCGATGCTGCCGATAAACTGATCATCGAACGACTGACGGCGGGTGATCTGGTCATCACCTCGGATCTGCCGCTGGCACTCGAAGCCATCGAAGGCGGTGCCCGGGTGCTGACTTCACGCGGCGAAACACTGGATGCCGATAATATCCGGGCAAGATTGAACATGCGCGATTTCATGGAAACCCTGCGGGCCAGTGGCGAGCACACTGGTGGCCCGGCAGCGCTGACAAGCCGTGATGTACGCGAATTTGCCAATGCCTTTGATCGTACCCTGACGCAACTGAGCCATTGA
- a CDS encoding LysR family transcriptional regulator: MTRSRVTLAQWQMLAAVVDHGGFARAAEVIHKSPSTINHAVHKLSEQLGVQLLETRGRRVVPTEAGSMLLRRARQLLEGAEAIESVAGSLARGLEAEIALAVDQIFPHQALFQALSAFSHDYIHPRIQLHECVLNGGVELLQAGRADLLISGVSVPGFLGEPLTRVRFMAVAHPGHALHQLGRELDLRDLRHYRQIVIRDSAQYQSSDHGWLRAEQRWTVSHVATALEMLVEGMGFAWVSETRLHHYFETGQLRPLPLRAGAVREVPLQLYFRDADGAGPAARALAQSLRESVEACPALQRQVTGHDDTASVSLERHSAT; this comes from the coding sequence ATGACGCGTTCCAGAGTAACCCTGGCGCAGTGGCAGATGCTGGCGGCTGTGGTCGATCACGGTGGTTTTGCCCGAGCGGCTGAGGTCATACACAAGAGTCCTTCCACAATCAATCATGCTGTTCACAAGCTTTCCGAACAGCTGGGCGTTCAGCTGCTGGAAACCCGCGGTCGTCGGGTCGTACCCACCGAAGCCGGCAGTATGTTGCTGAGACGGGCGCGTCAGCTGCTGGAGGGCGCCGAGGCCATTGAATCCGTAGCCGGCAGTCTGGCAAGAGGACTGGAAGCCGAAATTGCCCTGGCGGTTGATCAGATATTTCCGCATCAGGCGCTTTTTCAGGCGCTTTCGGCATTTTCCCATGATTACATTCACCCCCGGATACAGCTTCATGAATGTGTGCTCAATGGGGGCGTTGAGTTATTACAGGCCGGCCGTGCCGATCTGTTGATCAGTGGAGTCAGCGTTCCTGGCTTTCTTGGTGAACCGCTCACCCGGGTGCGTTTCATGGCCGTAGCGCATCCCGGGCACGCCTTGCACCAGTTGGGGCGTGAGCTCGATTTACGTGACCTTCGCCACTATCGCCAGATTGTCATTCGCGACTCCGCTCAATATCAGAGCAGCGATCATGGCTGGCTGAGAGCCGAACAGCGCTGGACGGTTTCGCATGTGGCTACCGCTCTGGAAATGCTGGTCGAAGGGATGGGGTTTGCCTGGGTCTCCGAAACCCGGTTGCATCATTATTTCGAAACCGGGCAGCTCCGACCTTTACCCTTGCGAGCCGGTGCAGTACGCGAGGTGCCTTTGCAGCTCTATTTTCGCGATGCCGATGGTGCAGGTCCGGCGGCTCGGGCATTGGCACAATCCTTGCGCGAGTCGGTAGAAGCGTGCCCGGCGCTTCAACGTCAAGTGACAGGTCATGATGACACTGCGTCAGTATCGTTGGAGCGTCATTCGGCCACGTAA
- a CDS encoding glutathione S-transferase family protein, with the protein MGLLIDGEWFDRNYDTKSHGGEFIRESAKLRDWITRGGEPGPEGQPGIPAEAGRFHLYVSLACPWAHRALIMRRLKGLEELIGVSVTSPYMLDEGWTYRLEEGSSGDPINGVQRHYQLYTLTDPHYTGRTTVPALWDRKQGKIVNNESADLVRMFNTAFDHLTGNRLDFYPESLRGEIDRINARVYDDINNGVYKTGFATEQSVYEQHFMKLFEALDWLETLLAERRYLAGEYLTEADIRLFTTLVRFDAVYHGHFKCNLRRIEDYPHLSGYLRELYQWPGVSETVNFSHIKRHYYGSHRAINPTGIVPRGPRLDLERPHARDHLPGAGIMSYA; encoded by the coding sequence ATGGGACTTCTGATCGACGGAGAGTGGTTCGATCGCAATTACGACACCAAAAGTCATGGTGGTGAATTCATTCGTGAGTCCGCAAAACTTCGCGACTGGATTACGCGGGGTGGTGAGCCCGGTCCCGAAGGCCAACCCGGTATTCCTGCCGAGGCCGGACGTTTTCATCTTTATGTGTCTCTCGCCTGCCCCTGGGCCCATCGAGCCCTGATCATGCGGCGGCTCAAGGGCCTTGAAGAATTGATTGGCGTCTCGGTCACCAGTCCCTACATGCTTGATGAGGGCTGGACCTACCGTCTTGAAGAGGGCTCGAGTGGCGATCCCATCAATGGTGTGCAGCGCCACTATCAGCTTTATACCCTGACCGATCCGCACTACACCGGGCGCACTACGGTGCCGGCACTGTGGGACCGCAAGCAGGGAAAGATCGTCAATAATGAGTCCGCTGATCTGGTGCGAATGTTCAACACGGCCTTCGATCATCTGACCGGTAATCGACTGGATTTCTATCCCGAGTCGTTGCGCGGGGAAATCGACCGCATCAACGCACGGGTGTATGACGACATCAATAACGGGGTCTACAAGACCGGCTTCGCCACTGAGCAGAGTGTTTACGAGCAGCATTTCATGAAGCTGTTCGAAGCACTGGACTGGCTGGAAACGTTACTGGCGGAACGACGTTATCTGGCCGGTGAATATCTGACGGAAGCCGATATACGCTTGTTTACCACTCTGGTCCGATTCGATGCCGTTTATCACGGGCACTTCAAGTGCAATCTGCGTCGCATCGAAGACTATCCTCATCTTTCCGGCTATCTGCGTGAACTCTATCAATGGCCCGGTGTGAGCGAGACCGTCAACTTCTCACACATCAAACGGCACTACTATGGCAGCCATCGGGCCATCAACCCGACCGGTATTGTCCCGCGAGGTCCCCGGCTCGATCTTGAGCGCCCCCATGCGCGTGACCATCTGCCCGGTGCCGGTATCATGAGTTACGCCTGA